A genomic window from Rhizobium sp. EC-SD404 includes:
- a CDS encoding MgtC/SapB family protein: protein MALGIAYILALPIGWDREKTERSAGLRTFPLVAIAACGFLQAAETITQGSPEATARVVEGIITGIGFIGGGAILVVKSSVRGTATAASLWATGAIGVAVGLGTYDIALVISIVTFFTLRALTSLKPTPKTD from the coding sequence TTGGCATTGGGCATAGCCTACATCCTGGCGCTGCCGATCGGATGGGATCGAGAGAAGACGGAGCGCAGCGCTGGACTGCGCACGTTCCCTCTCGTTGCCATCGCCGCCTGTGGATTCCTTCAGGCCGCTGAGACCATCACGCAAGGCAGCCCTGAAGCAACGGCTCGGGTCGTCGAGGGCATCATCACCGGCATCGGGTTCATCGGAGGCGGCGCAATCTTGGTCGTAAAGTCGTCGGTGAGGGGAACAGCAACAGCTGCCAGCCTGTGGGCCACTGGGGCGATCGGAGTTGCGGTCGGCCTCGGCACCTATGACATCGCGCTTGTCATTTCGATCGTGACGTTCTTTACGCTTCGCGCGCTGACTTCGCTGAAGCCCACTCCCAAAACCGACTGA
- the ligD gene encoding non-homologous end-joining DNA ligase, whose product MIAHGGQNSNAGRLVHHQSAEFLIILQPNRLMARRTTKPPRSVGLDADPGFVARSKPRRSRDPLQPQLPFDPFPERIEPCLALLAGSPPEGPGWVFEVKWDGYRLALHRNGDQVSVFTRGGHDWSHRFPALVAAVQAIEVNSIVLDGEAVVLDEHGRSDFNALQRSLGGRGGKRVAGGEVIFYAFDLLYFDGHDLTQMSLEERRHRLKSILGDGSEAIRLSEEVEADGAAFLQVACQMGLEGIIAKQRDRPYRSGRKGDWLKIKCVQRETFLVVGYEPSTKVRGAIANLLLAALKDGQPVYVGSVGTGFSYEQAVSFKELLDSMKVASPSISLKRKGAVFVPPKLAAEIEFRAWTGDGKLRHASFKGLRDPEDHIEVFSLDDVAKA is encoded by the coding sequence ATGATCGCACATGGCGGGCAGAACTCGAATGCCGGGCGCTTGGTTCATCATCAATCGGCCGAATTTTTAATCATCTTGCAGCCTAATCGTTTGATGGCTCGCCGAACAACGAAACCGCCCCGGTCTGTGGGACTTGACGCCGATCCTGGCTTTGTCGCGCGCAGCAAGCCGCGGCGCTCGCGAGATCCGCTTCAACCTCAATTACCGTTTGACCCGTTTCCGGAACGGATCGAGCCGTGCCTCGCATTGCTGGCCGGATCCCCTCCCGAGGGACCCGGCTGGGTTTTTGAGGTAAAATGGGATGGCTACCGTCTTGCGCTACACCGCAACGGCGACCAAGTCAGTGTCTTCACGCGCGGCGGCCACGATTGGAGCCACCGCTTTCCTGCGCTTGTTGCCGCGGTACAGGCTATCGAAGTCAATTCGATCGTGCTCGACGGCGAGGCCGTGGTTCTGGACGAGCACGGGAGGTCGGACTTCAATGCCCTCCAGCGTTCGCTGGGCGGCCGTGGCGGCAAGCGCGTCGCGGGTGGCGAGGTTATCTTCTACGCCTTTGACCTGCTTTATTTCGACGGACACGACCTTACCCAGATGTCTCTGGAGGAGCGACGTCACCGACTCAAAAGCATCTTGGGTGATGGGAGCGAAGCGATTCGGCTTTCTGAAGAGGTGGAGGCTGATGGCGCTGCGTTTCTCCAGGTCGCGTGTCAAATGGGCTTGGAGGGCATCATCGCCAAGCAGCGCGATCGACCGTATCGATCAGGCCGCAAAGGCGACTGGCTCAAAATCAAATGCGTCCAGCGCGAGACCTTCCTCGTGGTCGGTTATGAACCGTCAACAAAGGTTCGTGGCGCGATCGCTAATCTGCTGCTGGCCGCGCTCAAAGATGGGCAACCGGTTTATGTCGGTTCAGTCGGCACGGGCTTCTCCTACGAGCAGGCCGTGTCGTTCAAGGAGCTTCTCGATTCGATGAAGGTAGCCTCTCCGAGCATCTCACTGAAGCGGAAAGGCGCGGTCTTCGTCCCGCCGAAGCTGGCTGCTGAGATTGAGTTCCGCGCATGGACCGGCG
- a CDS encoding SOS response-associated peptidase, which produces MCNLYSLTKGQAAIIELARAMRDQTGNLPPLPGIFPDYPAPIVRNGADGERELVTARWGMPSPQFVLKGKKVDSGVTNIRNVKSPHWRRWLGPANRCLVPFTSFSEYDTIDGKKVPVWFAADESRPLMMFAGIWTNWTSTRKIKEGEINADLYGFLTCEPNEVVGAVHPKAMPVILTTAEEANIWLRADWAEASALQRPLPDDALQIVAQGERKDDHSHTSNSGGQKTSATRFDHLP; this is translated from the coding sequence ATGTGCAACCTCTACTCACTCACCAAGGGCCAGGCCGCGATTATCGAGCTTGCCCGTGCCATGCGCGACCAGACGGGCAACCTCCCGCCCCTGCCCGGCATCTTCCCCGACTATCCAGCGCCGATCGTCCGCAATGGAGCTGACGGCGAGCGTGAACTTGTCACGGCCCGCTGGGGGATGCCGTCGCCGCAGTTCGTGCTGAAGGGCAAGAAGGTCGACAGCGGCGTGACGAACATCCGCAATGTGAAAAGCCCGCATTGGCGGCGCTGGCTCGGGCCGGCCAACCGCTGCCTCGTGCCGTTTACCAGCTTCTCGGAATACGACACGATCGACGGCAAGAAGGTGCCAGTCTGGTTTGCTGCAGATGAGAGCCGGCCGCTTATGATGTTCGCGGGGATCTGGACGAACTGGACGAGCACCAGGAAGATCAAGGAAGGCGAGATCAATGCCGACCTTTATGGCTTCCTCACCTGCGAGCCGAACGAGGTCGTCGGCGCAGTTCACCCCAAAGCCATGCCTGTCATTCTGACGACGGCAGAAGAAGCAAATATCTGGCTGCGGGCGGATTGGGCTGAGGCGAGTGCGCTGCAACGGCCATTACCGGATGATGCTTTGCAGATTGTGGCCCAGGGTGAGCGCAAAGACGACCACAGTCACACTTCCAACAGCGGGGGCCAAAAGACGTCGGCAACCAGGTTCGATCATTTACCCTGA